A window of the Ostrea edulis chromosome 1, xbOstEdul1.1, whole genome shotgun sequence genome harbors these coding sequences:
- the LOC125678348 gene encoding AKT-interacting protein-like isoform X1, which produces MSQSTSPDQASSSSKSDDSCTVKEQPFAHTPVAKEGRRQLPPIPSPDTQLAMASEIKQRQNVSPRTGSNGHGQLFTEYKLMAEYNLLMTHKCPGCYVIPSALTPLIWHGVLFIRQGMYQEGVFRFILTIPENFPDGDCPSLVFTFPVFHPLVDSTTGELDVKRAFPKWRKSTNHIWQVLMYARRIFYKIDTKLPWNKEAAALYDNEPEAFRKEVLKTVNTSKEKIQEPVKSDDPHILRFTPLDDSSHEEVRKQMMSMQVSQSELGGVKPGLSWMKPGSVQIFAREDSALA; this is translated from the exons ATGTCACAGAGTACCTCACCTGATCAG GCATCATCTTCCTCCAAATCTGATGATAGTTGCACTGTGAAAGAACAGCCTTTTGCTCACACGCCTGTTGCAAAAGAAGGGCGTCGACAATTACCACCAATACCCAGTCCTGATACACAACTTGCCATGGCATCTGAAATCAAGCAGCGACAAAACGTTTCACCCAGGACGGGATCAAACGGACATGGACAGCTGTTTACAGAGTACAAACTCATGGCTGAATA TAACTTATTAATGACCCACAAGTGCCCTGGCTGTTACGTGATTCCCTCTGCTCTGACACCACTGA TTTGGCATGGTGTGTTGTTCATCAGACAGGGAATGTATCAAGAGGGAGTTTTTAGATTTATTCTTACCATTCCTGAAAATTTCCCTGATGGAGATTGTCCA AGTCTAGTCTTTACCTTTCCGGTCTTTCATCCTTTAGTGGATTCAACAACAGGGGAATTAGATGTAAAGAGAGCGTTTCCCAAGTGGAG AAAAAGCACAAACCATATTTGGCAGGTGTTGATGTATGCTCGGAGAATTTTCTACAAAATTGATACCAAACTTCCATGGAATAAAGAAGCAGCTGCATT GTATGACAATGAGCCAGAAGCTTTCCGAAAAGAAGTTCTAAAGACGGTGAATACGAGTAAAGAGAAAATACAAGAGCCAGTCAAATCAGATGATCCACATATACTGAG GTTCACCCCTCTTgatgatagttctcatgaagaAGTGCGAAAGCAGATGATGAGTATGCAG GTCAGTCAAAGTGAACTCGGTGGTGTCAAACCAGGCCTTTCATGGATGAAACCCGGAAGTGTTCAGATTTTTGCCCGAGAAGATTCTGCATTAGCATGA
- the LOC125678348 gene encoding AKT-interacting protein-like isoform X2 — MDNIPLTLIEAVNSALQDGKSLSWRVHGVGDKIMMNIMWTRTSIIKKSVAVRPIKPQLVASSSSKSDDSCTVKEQPFAHTPVAKEGRRQLPPIPSPDTQLAMASEIKQRQNVSPRTGSNGHGQLFTEYKLMAEYNLLMTHKCPGCYVIPSALTPLIWHGVLFIRQGMYQEGVFRFILTIPENFPDGDCPSLVFTFPVFHPLVDSTTGELDVKRAFPKWRKSTNHIWQVLMYARRIFYKIDTKLPWNKEAAALYDNEPEAFRKEVLKTVNTSKEKIQEPVKSDDPHILRFTPLDDSSHEEVRKQMMSMQVSQSELGGVKPGLSWMKPGSVQIFAREDSALA; from the exons ATGGATAACATACCACTGACTCTTATTGAGGCAGTGAACAGTGCCCTACAAGATGGAAAGTCCCTCTCGTGGCGGGTCCATGGAGTAGGTGACAAAATAATGATGAACATCATGTGGACTCGGACCTCCATCATCAAGAAATCTGTGGCTGTTAGACCTATCAAGCCACAACTAGTG GCATCATCTTCCTCCAAATCTGATGATAGTTGCACTGTGAAAGAACAGCCTTTTGCTCACACGCCTGTTGCAAAAGAAGGGCGTCGACAATTACCACCAATACCCAGTCCTGATACACAACTTGCCATGGCATCTGAAATCAAGCAGCGACAAAACGTTTCACCCAGGACGGGATCAAACGGACATGGACAGCTGTTTACAGAGTACAAACTCATGGCTGAATA TAACTTATTAATGACCCACAAGTGCCCTGGCTGTTACGTGATTCCCTCTGCTCTGACACCACTGA TTTGGCATGGTGTGTTGTTCATCAGACAGGGAATGTATCAAGAGGGAGTTTTTAGATTTATTCTTACCATTCCTGAAAATTTCCCTGATGGAGATTGTCCA AGTCTAGTCTTTACCTTTCCGGTCTTTCATCCTTTAGTGGATTCAACAACAGGGGAATTAGATGTAAAGAGAGCGTTTCCCAAGTGGAG AAAAAGCACAAACCATATTTGGCAGGTGTTGATGTATGCTCGGAGAATTTTCTACAAAATTGATACCAAACTTCCATGGAATAAAGAAGCAGCTGCATT GTATGACAATGAGCCAGAAGCTTTCCGAAAAGAAGTTCTAAAGACGGTGAATACGAGTAAAGAGAAAATACAAGAGCCAGTCAAATCAGATGATCCACATATACTGAG GTTCACCCCTCTTgatgatagttctcatgaagaAGTGCGAAAGCAGATGATGAGTATGCAG GTCAGTCAAAGTGAACTCGGTGGTGTCAAACCAGGCCTTTCATGGATGAAACCCGGAAGTGTTCAGATTTTTGCCCGAGAAGATTCTGCATTAGCATGA